AGCGCAATTCTCATCGGTCAGGTTGTTTATTTTAACTATGGGTGTCCTTCCGATAGTCGCTAGGATATCATCATAAATAGGCATTTGTTTCTCCTGTAATAATTAATTCAAGGTTTATTTAATAAGAAAAGCGGGTGTTCAGGGTGGAGTTGCCGGGTTGACACCTGCTTGCTTTGACAGCACTTTACTTCTCTCAATAGATTGTAATGCAAGGTATTGCTCACCAAATTTGTTTATATTCTGTAGCTCTGTGTCAAATTGTCCATAGTGGTTCTCTTCGTCTATGACAAGCTCTTCAAAAAGTTTTCGTGAAACAGAATCCGCATTTGAGCCACATTCCATTGCAAGCTTATTGTAGAGTATGGCGCTGTTTTCTTCCATCGATTTCGCCCCTGTCAGCATATCTTTTACTATGTGGATCTTTTCTGTGCTGGTTGATGGCTGCATTTCTACATCACCTTTCAGAAATAAAATTCTTTCAGCAAGCCGTTCAATATGCATCATCTCTTCTATTGCTATTTTTCTGAAAAGGTTAGCCAGCAGGTCAAATCCCTGATCACTACAATGAAAGTGGAAATACATATATTGATGAACCCCGCTTAACTCTTCAGCTAAAGCCTGGTTTAGCGGTTTTATACTTTTTTCATACATGGGAACCTCCTATGGAGAATTTATCAATTTATTGAATACACCTGTCATTTAATATTATATTTAAAACCAACACGTAGTATATCATATTAATTATTTCCTTCCTATCAACCTTTTATTTAGCAAAATCTGAAGGTGGCTTATCGTTACTTTCTATTAAACGTTTGACAGACAGCACTTTTCACTGTTATATTTTGAAAATTGATGAGATGTATCAGGCATTAAGAGACTCAGATTACTGTTTATCCGTAGTTGTCCTTTTTGTTGGATCTTTCTGAATCTATTCATGAAAAACGATATTGACGAGGTCTTAATCTCTGAAACTGAATTAAAAAACAGGGTTAGTGCGCTCGCACAAAAACTTATTACAGATTACTGGCATAAAAATCTTACCATCATCGGTGTTTTAAATGGCAGTCTCATTTTTCTTTCCGACTTAATCCGGCAGATGCCTTTTTCCCTCAAGATAGATACTGTCAGGGCAAACACTTATACAGGTGCTTCAACTTTCCCCAATCCGGAGACAGAAATTATTAACAATGTTAATGTAAATATTAAGGGGGAACATGTACTTGTCGTGGATGACATACTGGATACAGGGAAGACTCTTTCTGAAATTGTCCGGGTTATTACTAAACATAATCCCTTATCAATAAAGGTGTGTGTGCTCCTTAATAAAACGGCAAGGAGGGCGATAGATATTGTTCCTGATTATTGTTGTTTTGAGATTGAGGATAAATTTGTAGTTGGTTACGGCCTGGATTTTGATAACAGGTACAGGAACTTGCCTTTTATTGCTGTTTTGAGAGAAGATATCTATCATTCCTGTTTATAAAATGAAAATAAATGTTTAGAAGAGCATTTAAAAATTTCAGCGCAAAACCGGGAGTAACACTTGGTCTGAGTTTTTTTACCTTTATTGTTATTGGCACTATTTTACTAATGCTGCCGGTGGCAACTGTCAATGGTAAAGGTACGTCATTAGTAGACGCCTTGTTTACTTCCACATCTGCGCTCTGTGTCACCGGACTTACCGTCCATGATACTTCTCTCTTTTTTTCACGTTTTGGCCATATTGTTATCATAATCCTTATACAACTTGGTGGACTTGGGTTAATGACATCATATGCTTTTTTCAGTATTGTAATTGGTAAAAAACTCCTTATGTCTCAACAGGTTAAAATGAAGGGCGTACTTAATGCAGAAAATGGAGAAATTAAGAAAATAATTATCTTTATAATAATTTCGACATTTGTTTTTGAGGCTATTGGGGCTGTTGTATTAGTTGCTCATTGGTCTCACCAAACAGTCGATGATTATATATTTATATCTATATTTCATTCAATCAGTGCATTCTGCAATGCGGGGTTTTCGCTTTTCAGTAATAGCTTGATCGGCTACAGTAATGATTTAGTTGTAAACATAACTATTGGGTTTCTTGTCGTATCAGGGGGTCTGGGTTTTGTTGTATTATCCAACCTTCTAGACTATTTTTCATTTTTTAATAAAAAAGATAAAAAAAAGAGGGTAAATTTACATACGAAGATAGTGTTGACGATGACGGTGATTTTAATTATAGTGGGGGCAATACTTTACTACATATTTGAGTATAATAACTCACTAGAACTATTTTCAGTCAGGGACAAAATATCTGTCTCTTTTTTCCAATCTATAACGACCAGGACCGCAGGATTTACGATGGTTGATATAGGCAGCCTTGCAACACCTACTTTTTTATACTTTATTTTTTTTATGTTTATTGGTGGTGCGTCCGGTTCTGCTGCGGGAGGCATCAAAGTAGGTACTTTTTTTCTTATTATAGCAGTGGTTTACAATATGTTCCGAGGAAGGGAAGAGGTAGAAGTTTTTGATCGAACAATTCACCGACGAACAGTACAAAAAGCTGTTTCTATCGCAACACTCTCTTTATTAACAATATTACTGTTTTGCCTGATGTTACTATACACAGAGGATGCTCCTTTCCATGCAGTTGTCTTTGAAGCATTTTCAGCATTTGGGACTGTTGGTCTCAGTACCGGACTAAGCGCTGATTTATCAGTAATTGGAAAGGTTTTAGTGAGCTTATTAATATTTATCGGAAGAATAGGGCCGTTGACTCTCGCGTTTATTCTTGGTCAAGAGATTGCTGAAAGGAAAATCCGTTTCCCGGAAGAGAGAATAATAGTGGGTTGATAATTAATCATGAGACAGTTTGCAGTAATCGGTTTAGGAAGGTTTGGTTTCAAGATTGCCGAAGTTCTGGCTGCCAAGGGGGCACAGGTCATGGCTTTAGACAAAGATATTTGTTTGATTGATAAGGCCAGGGATGTTGTTGCCGAGGCGGTGCAATTAGAGTGCACTGATGAACAAGCGTTAATGCAGAGTGGTGTTCAGGGTGTTGATGTTGCCGTTGTGAGTATTGGAGAAGATGTTGAATCCAGTATATTAACCACCGCAATCTTAAAAAATCTTGGTATTAAAGAGATTGTTGCGAGAGCGGGTACAAGGTTACATGCGCAAATACTGAAGGAGGTGGGCGCGACAAGAGTGGTTTTTCCCGAAGAAGACATGGGGCTTCGGGTTGCTAACAGTATTTTTGCACCTGGGGTCCTGGATTATGTTGAATTAGGCGCTGACTATAATCTTGCCGAGATAGAGATAAAGGGTGGTTTTATAGGAAAGTCTTTTGGGGAGCTCGGTCTTAAATCGAGATACGGTGTTAATGTAATTATGATCATGAAAAACATAGAAGGGGAGGCTGGTGAAGACGGCGAATCTACCGAGAAACATATTAAGGAGCTGCCAACTCCAGAATACGTGTTAGGCGCTAAAGATATTCTGGTTGTTGTTGGCGATAGTAAGGATATAGAAGTTCTGGAAAAACATATAAAATAGTTAAAGGAGTTCTATTGAGAACTATAGCATTAATAAATCAAAAGGGCGGTGTGGGTAAAACAACTACGGCTGTTAATTTAAGCGCCTGTCTCGCATCACTGGGCAAAAGGGTAGTGTTGATAGATCTTGATCCACAGGGTAATTCAAGTTCATGGCTGGGAATAGATATTAATCATCTGAATAAATCGATGGTTAATGTATTTCAAGATGAGCTGCCGATAAGTGAAATCTTACACGATACATGTGTGAAAGATATGTGGATTGCCCCGTCAAACGTTACATTGGCATCTGTTGAACGAACGTTAGCAAACAAACTTGAAAATGATACTATATTGAAAAAAAGCATTGATCTTTTGAAAGATCACTATTTATATGGTAATTGCCGTTCAGAATATGTCATTCTGGACTGCCCTCCATCGCTTGGGTTACTTACTGTTAACGCGTTGTCAGCCGTCAGGGAAGTGTTTATTCCTCTGGAAACAAAGGTGATGGCGCTCAATGGCCTGGTTACTTTGATTAATACGGTAAATCTTGTCAAGGATACGCTCAATCCTCTCCTCGAAGTCACAGGGATTATTGCCTGTATGTTTGATAAAAGAACAAACTTGAGCAATAAGGTGGTAGAGACGATTAAGGACAAGTTTCATGACAAGCTGTTCAAGTCTATTATCAGGGAAAACACTCAACTGGCGGAGTGCCCTATCTCCGGACAGCCTATTACCCTGTACGCTCCGGAGAGTCGCGGCACACAGGACTATATGGATCTGGCCAGAGAAGTTATCAGCAGTACAGGAGAGATTCATCTCAGTAACTATACAACCGAGGGGGAGAGAGAGGTTGCTCGACATTATCACGATGGCGAAGATTGTATAAATACATAATGAGGATTGTCGACTTACGAAGTGATACGGTTACTACTCCAACATTAAAGATGCGTCAGGCCATGAAGGACGCGGAGGTGGGTGATGATGGGTTCGGTGACGATCCCACCACAAACAGGCTTGAAAAAATAGCGTCTGACCGTGCTGGAAAGGAAGACGCTATTTTTGTTCCCAGTGGTATAATGGGGAATTTGATATCAATAATGGTGCTTACAAAGCCGGGTGACGGTGTGATATGTGACCGGCTTGCGCACATAAATACGATGGTTGCCGGGAGTACTGCGGCTCTGACGGGAACAACAATATGCCCTTTAGATGTGAATGAATCAGGCCATTTTAACCTTAACCTGAGAACAGTACAGACAAATATTATATGTTACAAATTTGAATTACCAGAACTGAATTGTAAGGATTTTGTGGATAGTGTTGCCGGAAAGGGTGTTCGCGCTGTCCATCTATATGGGAATTGTGGAAGAATGGTTACTCATAAGGACCTGAACGAATCCGACATTGCTTATGTACTGGAAGTTTTTAAGGATACAGTGTCAGAATACTGAAAGTTAAAGTGGCCTGGGTGGTGGGGGGGCCATACAACTGTAGTAATAATTCACTTTAATCATATTATAAGCAGATAAAATATTTTGTTTACTAATTTATGATTTATGATAAGATGTTAAATTCTGTAAATCCTTGTATTAACAGAAATAAAAGCCGTACAGTTTAATATAAATAATTGAATAATAAATACCTATGTTAGTAAGTTACATTCCAATTCTGATTCTACTTCTGGTAGTAATGGGTTTTGCCATTTCTAACATCATCATTTCTGCAGCGGTCGGCCGTCAGAAACCGTCTGCTGAAAAGCTTTCTACGTATGAATGTGGTATAGAGCCGACAGGCACAGCCAGGGAGAGGTTTTCAGTAAAGTTTTATTTAATAGCAATGATGTTTGTTGTGTTTGATATCGAGGTAGTTTTTCTCTATCCCTGGGCGGTTGCGTTTAAGTCATTAAAACTCTTTGGCTTAATTGAAATGGGGATATTCATACTGATTTTACTGTTTTGCTATGTGTATATCTGGAAACGAGGTGCTCTCGAATGGGAATAGAGACTGTCTTTGGGGACAATATACTCACTACAAACATTGACAAGGTGGTTAATTGGGCCAGAAAGAACTCACTGTGGCCTATGCCTTTTGGTCTGGCATGTTGTGCCATAGAAATGATGTCAACAGTGGCGCCAAGATACGACCTTGCCAGGTTTGGGGCTGAAGTTTTCAGGTTTTCACCTCGTCAGTCTGACCTGATGATTGTTGCAGGTACAGTTACATATAAAATGGCTGCTGTAACAAGAAAAATTTACGATCAGATGCCGGAACCCAAATGGGTAATCGCGATGGGTGCATGTGCGTCTTCCGGTGGAATTTTTGATACTTATGCTACTGTTCAGGGAGTGGAAGAGATTCTTCCTGTGGATATCTACATACCGGGATGTCCTCCCCGTCCTGAGGCATTGATACATGCAGTAATGGAATTACAGGAAAAAATAAAGAAAGAATCTGTACTGGATAGCGGAGATAAGTAAGTAATCGTACAAACAAAATTAACAAATCCCTCTTTGCACTCTCATAAGTGTAGTGGGTGAAGAGAGGGATTTGTTAAATTATCCTATAATTTTTAAAACCATGACTGAAGATATTACGATAGGGAAAAGGTTAAAAGCAGCGTATCCGGAAGCCGTAATTGACGGAAAAACATTCCGGGGTGAACTCACCATAAATATCAAAAAGGCCTTTATACAAAGGGCTGCTGAATTCCTCCATAATGATAATGAATCAGCCTTTGATTATCTTTCGGATTTGTGTGGTGTTGATTTGTCTCGTTTAGACGGTAGCAATAACTTTGAAGTAGTTTATCATTTATATTCTATAAAGTTAAATCACAGGCTACGTCTTAAAGTGAAAATACCCGCTTCAAATCCAAGAATCGATACGGTCACTAATGTCTGGAAGACTGCTGACTGGCATGAGAGAGAAACCTACGATATGTTTGGCATTATCTTTAAAGGACATCCGAATTTAGAAAGAATTTTAACACCGGAAGGTTTTGAAGGGTATCCATTGAGAAAAGATTATCCGCTTAAAGGCAGACAGCCGAAATCTCTTAAGAGTGTTTACAGAGAAGGAAGATAATGACCGCAACGACAACAGAACAGGTGATGACTATAAATATGGGCCCACAGCACCCCAGTACGCATGGTGTTTTGAGACTATTACTTGAGCTGGACGGTGAGACGATAGTCAAAGTCACCCCTGATATCGGATATCTTCATCGTGGTATAGAAAAGCTTGCGGAGCATAAAACATACCATCAATTTATTCCACTTACGGACCGTCTTGATTATCTGGCGCCAATGTCTAACAATATGGGCTATGCCCTTGCGGTAGAGAAGTTGCTGGATATAGAACTGCCTGAAAGATCACATTATATAAGAGTCATTATGTGTGAACTTACAAGGATTTCATCACATCTTCTATGGCTGGCAACACAT
Above is a genomic segment from Candidatus Scalindua japonica containing:
- the hpt gene encoding hypoxanthine phosphoribosyltransferase, whose protein sequence is MKNDIDEVLISETELKNRVSALAQKLITDYWHKNLTIIGVLNGSLIFLSDLIRQMPFSLKIDTVRANTYTGASTFPNPETEIINNVNVNIKGEHVLVVDDILDTGKTLSEIVRVITKHNPLSIKVCVLLNKTARRAIDIVPDYCCFEIEDKFVVGYGLDFDNRYRNLPFIAVLREDIYHSCL
- a CDS encoding ParA family protein, translated to MRTIALINQKGGVGKTTTAVNLSACLASLGKRVVLIDLDPQGNSSSWLGIDINHLNKSMVNVFQDELPISEILHDTCVKDMWIAPSNVTLASVERTLANKLENDTILKKSIDLLKDHYLYGNCRSEYVILDCPPSLGLLTVNALSAVREVFIPLETKVMALNGLVTLINTVNLVKDTLNPLLEVTGIIACMFDKRTNLSNKVVETIKDKFHDKLFKSIIRENTQLAECPISGQPITLYAPESRGTQDYMDLAREVISSTGEIHLSNYTTEGEREVARHYHDGEDCINT
- a CDS encoding ferritin-like domain-containing protein, translated to MYEKSIKPLNQALAEELSGVHQYMYFHFHCSDQGFDLLANLFRKIAIEEMMHIERLAERILFLKGDVEMQPSTSTEKIHIVKDMLTGAKSMEENSAILYNKLAMECGSNADSVSRKLFEELVIDEENHYGQFDTELQNINKFGEQYLALQSIERSKVLSKQAGVNPATPP
- a CDS encoding TrkH family potassium uptake protein, which gives rise to MFRRAFKNFSAKPGVTLGLSFFTFIVIGTILLMLPVATVNGKGTSLVDALFTSTSALCVTGLTVHDTSLFFSRFGHIVIIILIQLGGLGLMTSYAFFSIVIGKKLLMSQQVKMKGVLNAENGEIKKIIIFIIISTFVFEAIGAVVLVAHWSHQTVDDYIFISIFHSISAFCNAGFSLFSNSLIGYSNDLVVNITIGFLVVSGGLGFVVLSNLLDYFSFFNKKDKKKRVNLHTKIVLTMTVILIIVGAILYYIFEYNNSLELFSVRDKISVSFFQSITTRTAGFTMVDIGSLATPTFLYFIFFMFIGGASGSAAGGIKVGTFFLIIAVVYNMFRGREEVEVFDRTIHRRTVQKAVSIATLSLLTILLFCLMLLYTEDAPFHAVVFEAFSAFGTVGLSTGLSADLSVIGKVLVSLLIFIGRIGPLTLAFILGQEIAERKIRFPEERIIVG
- a CDS encoding NADH-quinone oxidoreductase subunit A, translated to MLVSYIPILILLLVVMGFAISNIIISAAVGRQKPSAEKLSTYECGIEPTGTARERFSVKFYLIAMMFVVFDIEVVFLYPWAVAFKSLKLFGLIEMGIFILILLFCYVYIWKRGALEWE
- a CDS encoding threonine aldolase family protein, which codes for MYKYIMRIVDLRSDTVTTPTLKMRQAMKDAEVGDDGFGDDPTTNRLEKIASDRAGKEDAIFVPSGIMGNLISIMVLTKPGDGVICDRLAHINTMVAGSTAALTGTTICPLDVNESGHFNLNLRTVQTNIICYKFELPELNCKDFVDSVAGKGVRAVHLYGNCGRMVTHKDLNESDIAYVLEVFKDTVSEY
- a CDS encoding NADH-quinone oxidoreductase subunit C, encoding MLNYPIIFKTMTEDITIGKRLKAAYPEAVIDGKTFRGELTINIKKAFIQRAAEFLHNDNESAFDYLSDLCGVDLSRLDGSNNFEVVYHLYSIKLNHRLRLKVKIPASNPRIDTVTNVWKTADWHERETYDMFGIIFKGHPNLERILTPEGFEGYPLRKDYPLKGRQPKSLKSVYREGR
- a CDS encoding potassium channel family protein, coding for MRQFAVIGLGRFGFKIAEVLAAKGAQVMALDKDICLIDKARDVVAEAVQLECTDEQALMQSGVQGVDVAVVSIGEDVESSILTTAILKNLGIKEIVARAGTRLHAQILKEVGATRVVFPEEDMGLRVANSIFAPGVLDYVELGADYNLAEIEIKGGFIGKSFGELGLKSRYGVNVIMIMKNIEGEAGEDGESTEKHIKELPTPEYVLGAKDILVVVGDSKDIEVLEKHIK
- a CDS encoding NADH-quinone oxidoreductase subunit B, with translation MGIETVFGDNILTTNIDKVVNWARKNSLWPMPFGLACCAIEMMSTVAPRYDLARFGAEVFRFSPRQSDLMIVAGTVTYKMAAVTRKIYDQMPEPKWVIAMGACASSGGIFDTYATVQGVEEILPVDIYIPGCPPRPEALIHAVMELQEKIKKESVLDSGDK